From Pontibacter actiniarum, a single genomic window includes:
- the tsf gene encoding translation elongation factor Ts, which translates to MAITAQDVNKLRQETGAGMMDCKKALTEANGDFEAAKDILRKQGQKIASKRADNATSEGIVLTHVSADGSNGKVIALACETEPVSKVEDFQNLAKAAMEAAVSTNASSKEELLAAPQADGRSLQDHITDLMGKIGEKIDVIAYETVSAEKVVSYDHSNGKLGVLVGLTNTGGTDVTEVGKDVAMQIAAMKPIAVDKDGVDSATVEREIEVGKEQARAEGKPEAMLEKIAMGKLNKFYKDNTLLNQDFVKDPSVSVAKLLDNTNKGMTVTEFKRVAIG; encoded by the coding sequence ATGGCTATTACAGCACAAGACGTTAACAAACTCCGCCAGGAAACCGGAGCTGGTATGATGGACTGCAAGAAGGCGCTTACAGAAGCTAACGGCGACTTTGAGGCAGCTAAAGATATCCTGCGTAAGCAAGGTCAGAAAATCGCCAGCAAGCGTGCTGACAACGCTACCTCTGAGGGTATCGTGCTGACACACGTAAGCGCAGACGGTTCTAACGGTAAGGTAATTGCCCTGGCTTGCGAAACTGAGCCAGTGTCTAAGGTAGAAGACTTCCAGAACCTGGCGAAAGCTGCTATGGAGGCTGCCGTTTCTACAAACGCTTCTTCTAAAGAAGAGCTTCTTGCTGCTCCTCAGGCTGATGGCCGTTCGCTGCAGGACCACATCACTGACCTGATGGGTAAAATCGGTGAGAAGATCGACGTTATCGCTTACGAGACTGTGTCTGCTGAGAAAGTTGTTTCTTACGACCACTCTAACGGCAAGCTGGGTGTGTTGGTAGGCCTTACTAACACAGGCGGCACTGACGTAACTGAAGTTGGCAAAGACGTAGCGATGCAAATTGCTGCCATGAAGCCAATCGCGGTTGACAAAGACGGCGTTGACTCTGCAACTGTTGAGCGTGAGATCGAAGTTGGTAAAGAGCAGGCGCGTGCCGAAGGCAAGCCAGAGGCTATGCTGGAGAAAATCGCAATGGGCAAGCTGAACAAGTTCTACAAAGACAACACCCTGTTGAACCAGGACTTCGTGAAAGACCCTTCTGTTTCTGTAGCCAAACTGCTGGACAACACAAACAAAGGCATGACTGTAACTGAGTTCAAGCGTGTAGCTATCGGTTAA
- a CDS encoding IS256 family transposase, which yields MEEKNELDLEKIKRQFLEEFRSGKPTFGKDGALGPLLKHFLEAALDAEMDLHLTDEQRQKGNRRNGKVSKQVRTSDGVIEVESSRDRSSSFEPQIIRKRETVLAENLEPRILSMYGLGMSLRDISAHLKETYDMDISHDTLAALTEKIVPQVKEWQARPLDPLYCIVWLDAMHYKVRQEGRTVSKAVYNILGIDRHGHKELLGVYVSESEGATFWLSVLTDLQQRGVEDMLIACIDNLKGFAEAISSVFPQAEVQSCIVHQIRNSIKYVGSKDQKEFIRDLKPVYRAETKELAELRLLELEENWGKKYPKVLDSWQRNWEKLSTYFKYAGPIRHLIYTTNTIEGFHRQVRKVTKTKGAFPSDMALLKLIYLSHQNISKKWVMPLSNWSQTAQQLSIWFGDRMQLDLK from the coding sequence ATGGAAGAGAAAAATGAGCTGGATCTGGAAAAGATCAAGCGCCAGTTCCTGGAAGAGTTCCGGAGCGGCAAACCCACCTTTGGCAAAGACGGCGCGCTTGGCCCTTTGCTGAAACATTTCCTGGAAGCCGCTTTGGATGCGGAGATGGACTTGCACCTGACGGATGAGCAGCGGCAAAAGGGCAACCGCCGCAACGGCAAAGTATCAAAGCAGGTCCGCACCTCGGACGGGGTGATCGAGGTGGAGAGCTCCCGCGACCGTTCTTCCAGCTTTGAGCCGCAAATCATCCGAAAGCGGGAGACGGTGCTGGCCGAGAACCTGGAGCCCCGCATCCTGAGCATGTACGGGCTGGGGATGAGTTTGCGGGACATCTCGGCTCATCTCAAGGAGACGTACGACATGGACATCTCCCACGACACCCTGGCCGCCCTAACCGAGAAGATCGTGCCCCAGGTGAAGGAGTGGCAGGCCCGGCCGCTGGACCCGCTCTACTGCATCGTCTGGCTCGACGCGATGCACTACAAGGTGCGGCAGGAAGGGCGCACCGTCTCGAAAGCGGTCTACAACATCCTGGGCATCGACCGCCACGGCCACAAAGAACTGCTGGGCGTGTACGTCTCCGAAAGCGAAGGGGCCACTTTCTGGCTCAGTGTGCTCACCGACCTGCAGCAGCGGGGCGTGGAGGATATGCTCATTGCCTGCATCGATAACCTGAAAGGCTTTGCCGAAGCCATCAGCAGTGTTTTCCCACAGGCTGAAGTACAGAGCTGCATTGTCCACCAGATCCGTAACAGCATCAAGTATGTGGGCTCCAAGGACCAGAAGGAGTTTATCCGGGACCTGAAGCCCGTGTACCGGGCAGAGACAAAGGAACTGGCCGAGCTCAGGCTGCTGGAGCTGGAGGAGAATTGGGGCAAGAAGTACCCCAAGGTGCTCGATAGCTGGCAGCGGAACTGGGAAAAGCTCAGCACGTACTTTAAGTACGCCGGGCCGATCCGCCACCTGATCTACACCACCAACACCATTGAGGGCTTTCACCGCCAGGTCAGGAAAGTGACTAAGACGAAGGGGGCCTTCCCCTCGGACATGGCCCTGCTGAAGCTCATTTACCTGTCGCACCAGAACATCAGCAAAAAATGGGTCATGCCGCTCTCAAACTGGAGCCAGACGGCACAGCAGCTCTCCATCTGGTTCGGGGACAGGATGCAGCTGGACTTGAAGTGA
- a CDS encoding TraB/GumN family protein yields MKKFQFLLWWVIILIFSCSTERETKSGIFWKITSKDGKEAFVFGTMHEYPHGRVIVSEKVFSALRTCKTLALERDLKNVEDQRNFLRGDKHKVDLKAYQMIASKYKLRNMEGELISVADSNGIRTTGLENAKEVLDVLGKVPHQNESNTKEQTVKDFELLISIYNSEQIEYFANEFLDKQLGHETRKLLVDQRTLNWLDDVESLVKEDRIFFAVGMGHLGGKNGLLNLLKKKGYKLERIKL; encoded by the coding sequence ATGAAGAAGTTTCAGTTTCTACTTTGGTGGGTAATTATTTTGATATTTTCTTGTTCGACAGAACGAGAAACGAAATCAGGGATTTTCTGGAAAATTACTTCAAAGGACGGAAAGGAAGCTTTCGTATTTGGTACAATGCATGAATATCCGCACGGGCGAGTAATAGTAAGCGAAAAAGTTTTTTCGGCCCTGAGAACATGCAAAACATTGGCACTCGAGAGAGATTTAAAGAATGTGGAAGACCAGCGAAATTTTCTTCGAGGTGATAAGCACAAGGTTGACTTAAAAGCATACCAAATGATTGCTAGCAAATACAAGTTGAGAAACATGGAGGGTGAGTTGATCAGTGTAGCCGACAGCAATGGTATAAGAACAACAGGGCTGGAAAACGCGAAAGAAGTACTGGATGTTTTAGGTAAGGTTCCGCATCAAAATGAAAGTAATACTAAGGAACAGACAGTAAAAGACTTTGAGCTGTTAATTAGCATTTACAACAGCGAACAAATAGAGTATTTCGCTAATGAGTTCTTAGATAAACAACTTGGGCATGAAACACGGAAGCTATTAGTCGACCAGCGAACACTAAATTGGTTAGATGATGTTGAAAGCTTAGTGAAAGAAGACAGAATATTTTTTGCAGTAGGCATGGGACACTTGGGCGGCAAAAATGGGCTACTGAATTTGCTGAAGAAGAAAGGGTATAAGCTGGAAAGAATAAAACTATAG
- a CDS encoding DUF5677 domain-containing protein: MTLLNYLLSRDNYPIKEISNILVLFNQIVIGQIDNLHTYKTKIEYWQHPIETLYFKFSLHISSIVKLLNKTSVSFNDNRLDILDISSINILTRAIIENYLMIYYLYFDNVDESRKEFRFLIYAIDGLSRRQKNLVAFDDESSNQLSNENKELLNLKNKLKNNSYFQFLEIKQQERYLKGCATEKNLTTLLELIDLNPELYQNIWKLQSNYAHSEFISVLQIRTYVKRPEELVNSSFVMAELTAMIASISIDHLKNNFDAARLIFDELEEEKKELLNFFLKQGKKHNA; the protein is encoded by the coding sequence ATGACACTACTTAATTACTTACTTAGTCGAGATAATTATCCTATTAAAGAAATCAGTAACATACTTGTTCTCTTTAATCAGATTGTCATAGGACAAATTGATAATCTTCATACTTATAAAACTAAAATTGAGTACTGGCAGCATCCTATAGAAACACTATATTTTAAGTTTTCCCTTCATATTTCAAGTATAGTAAAACTACTAAACAAAACTTCGGTATCCTTCAATGATAATCGTCTAGATATTTTAGATATAAGTTCAATCAATATTTTAACTAGAGCTATCATAGAAAACTATCTGATGATTTATTATTTATACTTTGACAATGTTGATGAATCTAGGAAAGAATTTAGATTTTTGATTTATGCGATTGATGGATTAAGCAGAAGACAGAAAAACTTGGTTGCTTTTGATGACGAGTCGTCTAACCAACTCAGTAATGAAAACAAAGAATTATTAAACTTAAAAAATAAGCTTAAAAACAATAGTTACTTTCAGTTTTTAGAAATAAAGCAGCAAGAGAGGTATTTAAAAGGCTGCGCGACAGAAAAGAATTTAACTACTTTATTAGAGCTTATAGATTTGAATCCAGAACTATATCAAAATATTTGGAAACTTCAGTCTAACTATGCTCATTCTGAATTTATTAGTGTGCTTCAAATTAGGACCTATGTTAAAAGACCTGAAGAACTAGTTAATTCCTCTTTTGTAATGGCTGAATTAACAGCAATGATAGCTTCAATTTCAATTGACCATCTCAAAAATAATTTTGATGCTGCAAGGTTAATATTTGATGAATTGGAAGAAGAAAAAAAAGAGTTACTTAATTTTTTTCTAAAACAAGGTAAAAAACACAACGCCTAA